Sequence from the Sphingobium indicum B90A genome:
CTCTACACCGCGCCTCGTCCAAGGCAGCGGGACCCCGGGTCAAGCCCGGGGTGACGAATAGGGGAAATGGCGGGTACCCATTCTCTTCCTGCCCCCATCGCGCATTGCGGAACGAAGCGAGGAACGGCGGGTTGAGGAAAAACCATGCCGCCCGATTCCGTCGTCCATGCCAATGACAGCCTGCCCGGCATCACGCGCAGGGCGATGAAAAGGGGATGGGCCTATTTCGACGCCAGCGGCACGCGCATCACCGATCGGGAGGAGATCGACCGGCTGAACGCCATCGCCATGCCGCCCGCCTATCGCGACTGCTGGTTCTGTCCCCACCCTCAGGGCCATATTCAGGCGACCGGCTATGACGACCGGGGCCGCAAGCAATATCGCTATCACATCGATTTCCGCGCCGCGCGGGAGGCGGAGAAATATGCCGGCTGCCCCGCCTTCGGCCGCGCCCTGCCCAGGCTGCGCGCGCGGATCGAGGCCGACCTGTCGAAGCGCGGCCTGCGCAAGGAAAAGACGCTGGCCGCGGTCGTCCGCCTGCTCGACCTGGCCAAGGTGCGCGTCGGCAACGAGCAATATGCCGCCGCGAACAAGAGCTTCGGCGCGACCACGCTGCGCCGCCGCCATGTCGACCTGCGCGGCCAGGCGCTGCGGCTGCGGTATCGGGCCAAGTCCGGGCGGGAGCATGAACTGACGATCACCGACCGCCGCCTTGTCCGCTTCGTCCGCGCGGTGCAGGACCTGCCGGGGCAGCATCTCTTCCAATATGTGGATGAGGAAGGGATCGCCCGGCCGATCACCTCCAGCGACGTCAACGCCTATATATCGGAGGCGATGGGCGGCGATTTCACCGCCAAGCATTTCCGCACCTGGGGCGCCTCCGTCATCGCCTTCGAAACGCTGGCGGCGGGCAGCGTCTCGCTCAAGCAGATGATAGAGCCGGTCGCCGCGGCGCTGGGCAACACCCCGGCGATCAGCCGCAAAAGCTATATCCACCCCGCGCTGATAGAGCTTTGCCGCAACGGACAGGACATATGGCGACAGGGGCTTCGCCTGCCGCGCGCAACCCGCTATCTGTCCCGTTACGAACGCGGACTGATCGCCTTTCTGGAGGAGGCCGGCGGCACGACCGCCCTTCCCCTGGCGGCCTGATCCGCATCCAGAACCGCAAGGATATTCATGGCCGCCAAGAAAGACACCGCCGCCCTGCCGCAGATCGACGTCCGCCCGCCCAATCTCGGCGAGATGTGGCAATCGACGGTCCACTGGTTCTCGCTCCATTATCTGCAGATCCTGATCGCCATCGGCGCGGCGGTGGTCATCTACAGCCTGCTGACGGCGCTGCGCAGCGTGGGCGGACGGCTGAAGGGGCATCCGGGCGACACGCTGGGCCTTGCCAATGTCGCCGGCCGCGCCTTTGCCCGCACCACCCATTTCTTCATGGCGATGGTCGCAGCGCGGCTGGTGGTGAGCTACGCCAATCCGCCGCAGATGGTGCTGAAGACCGTCGCCTTCCTGTTCACCATCGCCGCCGTGTTCCAATGCGCCATCTGGGCGCGGGAGATCATATTGGGCCTGGTCGAGCGGCGCACCACGGCGGACGAGAGCCAGAGCCTGGCCAACGCCATGGGCCTGATCCGCGTGCTGGTAACATTCGCCCTGTTCGCCATCGCGCTGATCGTCGTGCTGGACAATCTGGGGGTGAACGTCACCGGCCTGGTCGCGGGCCTGGGCATCGGCGGCATCGCCATCGGCCTGGCGGCGCAGGGCATATTTTCCGACCTGTTCGCCGCGCTGTCGATCATCTTCGACAAGCCGTTCCGGCAGGGGGAGGTCATCACATATGACCAGACCACCGCCAGGGTGGAGCGCATCGGCCTGAAAAGCACGCACCTGCGCGCGATGAGCGGCGAGAAGAAGGTGATCTCCAACGCGAACCTCCTCCAGAAGGAGATCACCAGCCTGCAGACGCTGGCGCAGCGGCGCGTGACCTTCGCCATCGGCATCATCTACCAGACGCCGGAGGACAAGGCCGAGGCGATCCCCGCCATGCTGAAGGAGATCGTCGAGGCGGAAGGGCATGTCTTCGTCAATGCGGGGCTGGTGAGCTTCGGCGCCAGTTCGCTCGACTATCAGCTCAATTTCGACGTGCCCGACCCCGACACGCACGATTATTTCCTCTCGCGCCACCGGGTGGGCCTGGCCATCTGGAAGCGCTTTAACGCGGAGGGGATCGAATTCGCCTATCCCACGCAGACCAGCTTCACCGCCGCGCCCGACGGCCGGGCGATCATGCCCTATGCTGAGGTGCAGCCGGTGGTGCGGGTCGACCAGCCGGGGGGCGACGCCCGCGCCTGACTCGCCTGGCCGCATATCGGACTCGCTCTGCCTGCTCCCGCTTGCCCGGCGCGGCGGCGGGAGTCAGGCGGGTGCGATCATGAACGGACATCTGGGAACAGCCATGAAGCCCCTCTATCTGCTGGCCGCCGCCACGCTCGCCTTCGCCCCCGCCGCCCATGCCGAAGGGATAGGGGCCGAGGCCAATTACGGACGCGCCGATGGGCATTGGGGCACGGAAATCGGCGCGGGCTATGCGATGGACATTGGCGGCTTCAGCCTGACGCCGGGCGGCGGCGTCTATCTGCGCGATGGGGACACGAAGCTCTATGGGCGGGTGGAGGCGAGCTATACCCTCCCCGCCTCCGCCACCATCGGCGCAGGCGTGCGCTTCAGCGGCGACAATACACGCCCCTATGCGACGCTTGCCATGCCGCTGATCCCCAAGCTGCGGGCGAAAGCCAATGTGGGGCCGAAATATTATGCGGTGGGATTGACGCTGGGTTATTGAGGGTCGCCCCCCTCTCCTCCTTCGTCATGCTGAACTTGTTTCAGCATCCATTTCTCCCCACCGGCGTAAGGTGCCTGGAGGCACGATGGATGCTGAAACAAGTTCAGCATGACGGGTTGGGAGATAACTTAATCCAAGCCCCATAGCCCGCCAGGCAGCAGCAGCCCGTCGCGCAGTTGCAGCCCCCCTTCCCGGTCCCTCGCCAGCAGCAGCGCGCCGTCGAGGTCGATCCAGTCCGCCCCCTGCGCCACCAGTGCGGCGGGCGCGATG
This genomic interval carries:
- a CDS encoding mechanosensitive ion channel family protein yields the protein MAAKKDTAALPQIDVRPPNLGEMWQSTVHWFSLHYLQILIAIGAAVVIYSLLTALRSVGGRLKGHPGDTLGLANVAGRAFARTTHFFMAMVAARLVVSYANPPQMVLKTVAFLFTIAAVFQCAIWAREIILGLVERRTTADESQSLANAMGLIRVLVTFALFAIALIVVLDNLGVNVTGLVAGLGIGGIAIGLAAQGIFSDLFAALSIIFDKPFRQGEVITYDQTTARVERIGLKSTHLRAMSGEKKVISNANLLQKEITSLQTLAQRRVTFAIGIIYQTPEDKAEAIPAMLKEIVEAEGHVFVNAGLVSFGASSLDYQLNFDVPDPDTHDYFLSRHRVGLAIWKRFNAEGIEFAYPTQTSFTAAPDGRAIMPYAEVQPVVRVDQPGGDARA
- a CDS encoding DNA topoisomerase IB yields the protein MPPDSVVHANDSLPGITRRAMKRGWAYFDASGTRITDREEIDRLNAIAMPPAYRDCWFCPHPQGHIQATGYDDRGRKQYRYHIDFRAAREAEKYAGCPAFGRALPRLRARIEADLSKRGLRKEKTLAAVVRLLDLAKVRVGNEQYAAANKSFGATTLRRRHVDLRGQALRLRYRAKSGREHELTITDRRLVRFVRAVQDLPGQHLFQYVDEEGIARPITSSDVNAYISEAMGGDFTAKHFRTWGASVIAFETLAAGSVSLKQMIEPVAAALGNTPAISRKSYIHPALIELCRNGQDIWRQGLRLPRATRYLSRYERGLIAFLEEAGGTTALPLAA